In Woeseia oceani, one DNA window encodes the following:
- a CDS encoding DUF2167 domain-containing protein produces MLVGVAQEADEYSAEEVQAYEALQRTVDALQPRTGTIVLADGLATLRVPDDFYFLDAADAKTVLVDVWGNPPGQVVLGLLLPARYSPLDYESWAVTIAYIEDGHVSDDDAAEIDFTALLRDMQADMQEASDARVADGYSPVELLGWAEAPHYDASAKKLYWAKELRFGGTDETTLNYEIRALGRLGILSFTFVAATGQLEEVNASRDAVLAMTEFNAGHRYTDFDPGVDKQAVYGIGALITGKLIVKAGVFAGMLEFLKKFGVYILLAIALMWRRFMRLFSSDKSGPQS; encoded by the coding sequence GTGTTGGTTGGCGTGGCGCAGGAGGCCGACGAGTACAGCGCGGAAGAGGTGCAGGCGTACGAAGCATTGCAGCGCACGGTCGACGCGCTGCAACCAAGGACGGGCACGATCGTGCTGGCAGATGGCCTTGCCACTTTGCGAGTGCCTGATGACTTCTATTTTCTGGATGCCGCGGATGCAAAGACAGTGCTGGTCGATGTGTGGGGAAACCCGCCCGGTCAGGTTGTCCTCGGCCTGTTGTTGCCCGCCCGCTACTCACCGCTCGACTACGAAAGCTGGGCGGTAACGATTGCCTATATTGAAGATGGTCATGTGTCGGATGATGACGCGGCCGAAATTGACTTCACTGCGTTGTTGCGCGACATGCAGGCGGATATGCAGGAGGCGAGTGACGCGCGTGTGGCTGATGGCTATTCCCCCGTCGAATTATTGGGTTGGGCTGAGGCGCCGCACTACGATGCATCGGCCAAAAAGCTGTACTGGGCGAAGGAGCTGCGATTCGGCGGTACCGATGAGACCACGCTGAACTACGAGATCCGCGCGCTCGGCCGACTCGGAATACTGAGTTTTACCTTCGTCGCCGCAACCGGGCAGCTCGAAGAGGTCAATGCCAGTCGGGACGCGGTTCTCGCCATGACCGAATTCAACGCGGGTCATCGCTACACGGATTTTGATCCTGGCGTGGACAAACAGGCGGTCTATGGCATTGGTGCGCTGATCACCGGGAAGCTCATTGTCAAGGCGGGCGTGTTCGCCGGCATGCTCGAATTCCTTAAGAAATTCGGTGTCTACATACTGCTGGCTATTGCGCTGATGTGGCGCCGGTTCATGCGCTTGTTCAGTAGCGACAAGTCCGGTCCGCAGTCCTAG
- a CDS encoding TonB-dependent receptor domain-containing protein has product MHKCYKYRHSGLRLFVSAVSALSLLGFAASAGAQQADDEVEEIVVTGSHIKGAKITGALPVSVVTSEDIEAMGVESGDQLLEFMAEQGQNFFSESENISGGVNSARGDIGAFNLRNLGTGNTLVLLNGRRMVNAASYQTEAVGGSFIPVNTVNSQSLPVFGLERVEVLRDGASAVYGADAVAGVVNYVLKTDFEGFNIRTRLATYDHMPRNDQRITLEWGKNFNGDATNLSVFADYYRRDRVNSQDEERWFNDDYRDRVPESSPWFGNTSFRNDSINSEYGQYDFTTGSLPGFTDSAGEFETYPAGDPRCQWDLGYGTCGAVDGQGTYRYSNNENRDLYGALDRVNVYAFLNHSFDNGVESFTEVSAYLSYTNTLRHASTGLSAVADLRVGANNYYNPFGAVGSPNRLPDSVIGVGTLPDAGRTLIIDNYRWAQVPRIVDNDGKTYRILQGFRGNWKDWDWDTAVTWSRAEKEDITHNRISNTLMQEALNDPTPAAFNPFGGRVNTNIERTLITVRRDNETELKMIDFKVSKNDLFEMPAGPAAFLAGVELREESFVDDRDPRLDGTINFIDADGNTFPNVSDVLNSSPSFDSRGERTVTSLFSELQIPLLENLDVQLALRYEDFDDIGDTTVGKFAVGWRPIEQVLLRGSWSQGFRVPNLVTVNEGDVARSNTRDDFVCFFADPDEDTLDCRYGMQRLAGGSRQLKPEESTNTNFGVVVEPVENLTFTLDFWEVEKERTIGLFGEENHTALDLLIRLGQGTANCAAVTGNPAVLREDPALLDPAEAQLYLDNGICPVGAVTQIDDTYANLDMRTVRGHDVGIYYEFDTPIGNFNMRYVASFLDKYEQVAGGNAAVLIAAQQSGDLPADVPVTGFADLRLQDGNAEDKHTLRVSWSRNAWGAALSGVRLGKFIQTSLTLEDPVSGDPIYYVIPNMTTWNVSADYRFDSFMESRARVQFGINNVFDERAPLADESFGYFGDMHTDLGINYFLDLKLSFD; this is encoded by the coding sequence ATGCACAAATGTTACAAATACCGACATAGCGGACTCCGCTTGTTCGTCTCCGCCGTTTCGGCGCTATCGTTGCTGGGCTTTGCTGCCAGCGCCGGTGCGCAACAGGCTGACGACGAAGTCGAAGAAATCGTGGTTACCGGCAGTCATATTAAGGGAGCCAAGATCACGGGTGCTTTGCCTGTCTCAGTTGTTACGTCTGAAGACATTGAAGCAATGGGTGTCGAATCGGGTGACCAACTGCTTGAGTTCATGGCCGAGCAGGGGCAGAACTTTTTCAGTGAATCGGAAAACATCAGCGGCGGCGTAAACTCCGCACGCGGCGATATTGGTGCTTTCAATCTGCGCAACCTGGGTACCGGCAACACGTTGGTGTTGCTGAACGGCCGCCGTATGGTCAATGCGGCTAGCTATCAAACGGAGGCCGTTGGTGGCAGTTTTATTCCGGTAAATACGGTTAACTCGCAAAGTCTTCCCGTGTTCGGTCTGGAACGGGTTGAAGTGCTGCGAGACGGTGCTTCCGCTGTCTACGGTGCGGATGCCGTTGCCGGCGTGGTGAACTACGTTTTGAAGACGGATTTCGAAGGCTTCAATATCCGTACGCGCCTGGCCACTTACGATCACATGCCACGCAACGACCAGCGTATTACGCTGGAGTGGGGCAAGAACTTCAACGGGGATGCAACCAACCTGAGCGTATTTGCAGACTACTACCGCCGTGACCGCGTGAACTCGCAGGACGAAGAGCGCTGGTTCAACGACGACTACCGCGACCGGGTGCCCGAAAGCTCGCCGTGGTTCGGAAATACTTCATTCCGCAATGACAGTATCAACTCCGAGTACGGTCAATACGACTTTACGACTGGCAGTCTGCCCGGATTTACGGACAGTGCAGGTGAGTTCGAAACTTACCCGGCCGGCGACCCGCGTTGCCAGTGGGATCTCGGCTATGGCACCTGCGGTGCGGTTGACGGGCAGGGTACCTACCGTTACAGCAACAACGAAAACCGTGATCTGTACGGTGCCCTGGACCGGGTTAACGTATACGCCTTTCTTAACCACAGCTTCGACAACGGCGTAGAAAGTTTCACCGAGGTGTCGGCCTACCTGTCCTACACCAATACACTACGTCATGCGTCGACCGGCCTTTCGGCGGTTGCCGACCTGCGGGTGGGTGCGAACAACTACTACAACCCGTTCGGTGCGGTTGGTTCGCCCAACCGCTTGCCGGACAGCGTCATTGGCGTGGGCACTTTGCCCGACGCCGGTCGTACGCTGATCATCGACAATTACCGCTGGGCACAGGTGCCCCGCATTGTCGACAACGACGGCAAGACCTACCGTATCCTGCAGGGTTTTCGTGGTAACTGGAAAGACTGGGATTGGGATACCGCCGTTACCTGGTCGCGGGCCGAAAAAGAAGACATCACGCACAACCGTATTTCCAATACGTTGATGCAGGAAGCGTTGAACGATCCCACGCCAGCGGCATTTAACCCTTTCGGTGGACGTGTTAACACGAACATCGAACGGACTTTGATTACCGTTCGCCGTGACAACGAAACCGAACTGAAGATGATCGATTTCAAGGTATCCAAGAACGACCTGTTCGAGATGCCGGCAGGCCCGGCAGCGTTCCTCGCCGGTGTCGAACTTCGCGAAGAGTCATTCGTTGATGACCGGGATCCGCGCCTGGACGGCACGATCAACTTCATCGACGCGGACGGCAATACCTTCCCGAACGTTTCTGACGTACTCAACTCGAGCCCGTCTTTCGACAGCCGTGGTGAGCGCACAGTGACCTCGTTGTTCAGTGAGCTGCAGATTCCCCTGCTGGAGAATCTGGACGTACAGCTCGCCCTTCGTTACGAAGACTTCGACGACATTGGTGACACCACGGTAGGCAAGTTCGCCGTTGGCTGGCGTCCGATCGAGCAGGTGCTGTTGCGCGGTTCCTGGTCACAGGGCTTCCGTGTACCCAACCTGGTCACAGTCAATGAAGGCGACGTAGCGCGGTCCAACACCCGTGATGACTTTGTCTGTTTCTTCGCAGATCCGGACGAAGACACGCTGGATTGCCGCTACGGCATGCAGCGGCTGGCCGGCGGTAGTCGCCAACTCAAACCCGAAGAGTCCACCAATACGAACTTCGGTGTGGTGGTTGAGCCCGTCGAAAACCTGACCTTTACGCTGGATTTCTGGGAAGTTGAGAAAGAGCGCACGATTGGCCTGTTCGGTGAAGAAAACCACACCGCTCTCGACCTGCTGATTCGACTGGGTCAGGGCACCGCCAACTGCGCAGCGGTCACCGGTAACCCGGCTGTGCTGCGTGAAGACCCGGCGTTGCTGGATCCGGCCGAGGCACAACTCTATCTCGACAACGGCATCTGCCCGGTCGGTGCGGTAACCCAGATCGACGATACCTATGCGAACCTGGATATGCGCACCGTGCGTGGCCACGACGTGGGTATTTACTACGAGTTCGATACCCCCATCGGCAACTTCAACATGCGTTACGTTGCTTCCTTCCTGGACAAGTACGAACAGGTTGCCGGCGGCAACGCTGCTGTACTGATCGCGGCGCAGCAGAGCGGTGACCTGCCGGCGGATGTGCCGGTAACCGGTTTCGCGGACCTGCGACTGCAGGATGGCAATGCCGAAGACAAGCACACGTTGCGGGTCAGCTGGTCGCGCAACGCATGGGGTGCGGCACTCAGCGGGGTACGGCTGGGTAAGTTCATCCAGACGTCATTGACCCTTGAAGACCCGGTGAGCGGTGATCCGATCTATTACGTCATTCCGAACATGACGACGTGGAACGTATCGGCCGATTACCGTTTCGATTCGTTCATGGAATCGCGTGCACGGGTGCAGTTCGGCATTAACAATGTCTTTGACGAACGCGCACCTCTCGCAGACGAAAGCTTCGGCTACTTCGGTGACATGCACACTGACCTTGGCATCAATTACTTCCTGGATCTGAAGCTTAGCTTCGACTAG
- a CDS encoding M24 family metallopeptidase: MNKRQFLKMAAAGSLGATLPMSAATAAADETLPNITGHALAITSSERQARVAKAQRLMRAAGIDALLLEAGSALIYFTGIHWWRSERFTGAIIPADGEIAVVTPYFEEPSIRENLSFGDDVRTWHEHEDPFALVAGILRDRGLRRGKIAIEETVRYFIAHGVQQAAADFSVVSGASITRGCRMFKSPAEIALMQLANDVTLAAYRHVHRNIEAGMTAQQVSLMMSDATRALGGSPQFSSVLLNEASAYPHGTNQPQTVNEGGIVLMDCGCSVHDYESDISRTFVYGEPTAKQRKVWNTVKQGQQLALETARIGTPAGKVDDVVRDYYEKQGYGPGYKTPGLSHRLGHGIGIDGHEPVNFVHGEATPLAPGMCFSNEPGIYLFGEFGVRLEDCLYMSDAGPTLFTALSPSIDQPFGD, from the coding sequence ATGAACAAACGGCAGTTTCTGAAAATGGCAGCGGCGGGCAGCCTTGGTGCAACACTGCCGATGTCCGCCGCCACCGCCGCGGCAGATGAAACTTTGCCGAACATCACCGGCCATGCACTGGCTATCACCAGCAGCGAACGCCAGGCGCGAGTCGCCAAAGCACAACGTCTGATGCGAGCAGCAGGCATTGATGCCTTGTTACTCGAAGCCGGATCTGCGCTGATCTACTTCACCGGTATTCACTGGTGGCGCTCCGAACGCTTCACCGGTGCAATCATTCCGGCCGACGGCGAAATCGCGGTTGTAACGCCCTACTTTGAGGAACCATCGATACGCGAAAATCTGAGCTTTGGCGACGATGTACGGACCTGGCATGAACACGAGGACCCGTTCGCACTGGTTGCGGGAATCCTGCGTGATCGCGGCCTGCGCCGCGGCAAGATCGCCATCGAGGAGACGGTGCGTTACTTCATCGCGCACGGCGTGCAACAGGCCGCAGCGGACTTTTCGGTCGTGTCCGGAGCCTCAATTACCCGCGGCTGCCGCATGTTCAAATCACCTGCCGAAATCGCGCTGATGCAGCTGGCGAACGACGTGACGCTGGCTGCGTACCGTCACGTGCACCGCAATATCGAGGCGGGTATGACAGCGCAACAAGTGTCATTGATGATGTCTGACGCAACCCGTGCTCTCGGCGGCTCACCGCAGTTCTCCAGTGTGCTGCTGAACGAGGCCAGTGCTTACCCGCACGGCACCAATCAGCCACAGACCGTTAACGAGGGCGGAATCGTGCTGATGGATTGCGGCTGCTCTGTGCACGACTACGAGTCCGATATCTCCCGCACTTTTGTATACGGCGAGCCGACGGCCAAACAACGCAAGGTGTGGAACACCGTCAAACAGGGCCAGCAACTCGCGCTGGAAACCGCCAGAATCGGCACACCGGCGGGCAAGGTCGATGATGTCGTGCGTGACTACTACGAAAAACAAGGCTATGGACCGGGCTACAAGACCCCCGGTCTGTCGCACCGACTTGGGCACGGTATTGGCATCGACGGTCACGAACCGGTGAATTTTGTCCACGGCGAAGCAACACCGCTGGCCCCCGGTATGTGTTTTTCGAACGAACCCGGCATCTACCTGTTCGGTGAGTTCGGTGTGCGCCTGGAAGACTGCCTGTACATGAGCGATGCCGGACCAACGCTGTTTACAGCATTGTCACCGTCCATAGATCAGCCCTTCGGTGACTGA